From the genome of Gracilinanus agilis isolate LMUSP501 chromosome 2, AgileGrace, whole genome shotgun sequence, one region includes:
- the LOC123233382 gene encoding probable E3 ubiquitin-protein ligase TRIML1 yields the protein MEAAGLKDWEVGICPDAHSINISPSHVPDDMKVLVGFSSGQVFLLWNPHYGHRECQPLQKVGIFLDFDRGQVAFSDATDGSLLFSVVSLTNMPLLPSTSAPSTLHQMSKQRSQFPWEPHDFQDLRTTNQAHHSSLPPTCSSSTKKKLQAKEPAFSVLGPASEKPGNMDARSWVGQLKDELTCPICLGYFRDPVTVRCGHSFCTPCLLRCCQGAQATFECPRCWGTIHRGDWMPNRSLQNLCLTGQRLRPHLLHSLVGPTTCGQHGKREELFCEEDRAALCECCSSAPQHEHHHVLPLQEAAQGRRQMLQEAHTLLQAKEEELQMALASVARSEARCQVEANILVCSLGSEYEKMHQLLWEEERRQVQQVRLQSTRNLHQYVENRVKLEQQMQHLQAMIEEVQDTLDKEPLQMLQDRKDILERKEELLLLEPNMACPHWDSQPITGLREMLRSFHRDITMDPQTASPHLVLSQDLKSVCCGGAPQDLLGREDTSFNTLTVLGAQTFSSGKHYWEVEVAGLTEWEVGICPDAHSTNSIPSHVPDDMRVLVGLTSGQTFLLWNPHYGYRECQPLQKVGIFLDFDRGHVAFYDATDGSLLYSHARQAFQGPLRPCFSPCFPNGRHAPASLNICPRHSPLEARPEVTIPKGIP from the exons ATGGAAGCGGCAGGTTTGAAAGACTGGGAAGTGGGCATCTGCCCGGATGCACACAGCATCAACATCAGTCCCTCCCACGTGCCTGATGACATGAAGGTCCTAGTGGGGTTCTCCTCTGGGCAGGTCTTCTTGCTCTGGAATCCACACTATGGCCATCGAGAATGCCAGCCCCTGCAGAAAGTGGGCATCTTCCTGGACTTTGACAGGGGACAAGTGGCATTTTCTGATGCCACAGAtggatctcttctcttctctgtagtCTCCCTCACCAACATGCCCCTGCTTCCCTCAACATCTGCCCCCTCCACTCTCCACCAGATGTCTAAACAGAGGTCACAATTCCCATGGGAACCCCATGACTTCCAGGACCTCAGAACCACAAATCAAGCACATCACTCTTCTTTACCACCCACATGCAGCAGCTCTACAAAGAAAA AGCTCCAGGCCAAAGAGCCAGCCTTCTCTGTCCTGGGACCAGCATCTGAGAAGCCAGGCAACATGGATGCCCGGTCTTGGGTGGGACAACTCAAGGACGAACTGACGTGCCCCATCTGCCTGGGCTACTTCAGGGACCCTGTGACTGTGCGGTGTGGACATAGCTTCTGCACCCCATGTCTCCTCCGCTGCTGCCAGGGAGCCCAGGCAACATTCGAGTGCCCTCGCTGCTGGGGAACCATCCACCGCGGAGACTGGATGCCTAACAGGAGCCTGCAGAATCTGTGTCTCACTGGCCAAAGGCTCAGACCTCACCTGCTGCACAGCCTAGTGGGCCCCACCACCTGTGGGCAacatgggaagagagaggagctcTTCTGTGAGGAGGACCGGGCCGCCCTCTGTGAATGCTGTTCCTCAGCCCCACAGCACGAGCATCACCATGTCCTGCCCTTGCAGGAGGCAGCTCAAGGGAGGCGCCAGATGCTCCAGGAGGCACACACTCTCCTGCAGGCCAAGGAAGAGGAACTCCAAATGGCCCTGGCCAGCGTGGCCCGAAGTGAAGCCCGGTGCCAGGTGGAGGCAAACATCTTGGTGTGTTCACTTGGGTCTGAATACGAGAAGATGCATCAGCTCCtttgggaggaagaaaggagacagGTGCAGCAAGTGCGGCTGCAGAGCACACGCAACCTGCACCAGTACGTGGAGAACAGGGTCAAACTGGAGCAGCAGATGCAGCATCTGCAAGCCATGATCGAGGAAGTGCAAGACACCTTGGACAAGGAACCCCTGCAGATGCTCCAGGATAGGAAGGACAtcttggagaggaaggaggagctgCTGCTTCTGGAACCCAACATGGCTTGCCCTCACTGGGACAGCCAGCCCATCACTGGTCTCAGAGAGATGCTCAGGAGCTTCCACAGAGATATCACCATGGATCCCCAAACGGCCAGTCCTCACCTCGTGCTCTCCCAGGATCTCAAGAGTGTCTGTTGTGGGGGGGCCCCTCAGGACCTGCTTGGCCGGGAAGACACTTCCTTCAATACTCTGACTGTCCTCGGGGCCCAGACTTTCTCCTCCGGAAAACATTATTGGGAAGTGGAGGTGGCAGGTCTGACAGAATGGGAAGTGGGCATCTGCCCGGATGCACACAGCACCAACAGCATTCCCTCCCACGTGCCTGATGACATGAGAGTCCTAGTGGGGCTCACCTCTGGGCAGACCTTCTTGCTCTGGAATCCACACTACGGCTATCGAGAATGCCAGCCCCTGCAGAAAGTGGGCATCTTCCTGGACTTTGACAGGGGACATGTGGCATTTTATGATGCCACAGATGGATCTCTTCTCTACAGTCATGCTCGCCAAGCTTTCCAAGGACCTCTTCGCCCTTGCTTCTCTCCTTGCTTTCCCAATGGCCGACATGCCCCTGCTTCCCTCAATATCTGCCCACGCCACTCTCCACTAGAAGCCAGACCAGAGGTCACAATCCCCAAGGGAATCCCATGA